The sequence below is a genomic window from Candidatus Zixiibacteriota bacterium.
ACTGCTTGAGCAACTGGTTGACCGACTGGACTGAGTTCCCCGACCCCGCCGCTATACGGCGTTTGCGGGATCCATCGATCATCACCGGGTTGCGTCGCTCCTGGACAGTCATCGACTTGATGATCGCCACCATCCGCTCCATGTCGCGTTCATCCACTTTGATTCCCTTGAGCATTTTACCGGCGCCCGGGATCATACCCAGCAGCGATTCGAGCGGACCCATCTTTTTAAGCTGCTCCATCTGGCTCAGAAAATCCTCGAAGTCGAATTTGGCCTTGAGAATCTTCTCCTGCATCTTCGCGGCCTCTTTGGCGTCGATCGTCTCCTGAGCCTTTTCGACCAGCGAGACGATATCCCCCATACCGAGAATGCGCGATGCCATCCGCTCGGGATGGAACGGCTCCAACTCGGGGAGCTTTTCGCCCACTGAGGCCATCTTGATCGGGCAGCCCGTTACATGACGGATCGACAGCGCCGCGCCGCCTCGGGCATCGCCGTCGAGCTTCGACAGCACCACCCCGGTGACGGAGAGACGCTTGTGGAACTCATCGGCCACTTTAACCGCATCCTGACCGGTCATGGCATCGGCCACAAGCAGCAGTTCATCCGGAGGAGCCACTTTCTTGAGCTCCTCCAATTCGTTCATCAACTCATCGTCTATATGCAACCGTCCGGCGGTGTCGATCAGAACCAGATCAATGAAATTCTTCTCGGCGTACTTGATCGCCTGACGGGCGATTTCCGGTGGCTTGGTGTTTTCGACGTGGAAATGCGGGACGTCGATCTGGTCGGCCAGCACCTTGAGCTGCTTGACCGCGGCCGGGCGATAGATATCGCAGGCGACCACCATCGGCTTCTTGTTTTTGCGCTTGGCCCAGAGAGCGAGCT
It includes:
- the ffh gene encoding signal recognition particle protein, producing the protein MFSSLSEKLDVVFKKLRGAGRLTEKNIQDSMREVRRALLEADVNYKVAKDFIKAVEAKAVGVEVLQSIDPGQHVIKIVHDELVALLGGKAEPLHPIDKSPTVYAVCGLQGSGKTTLTAKLALWAKRKNKKPMVVACDIYRPAAVKQLKVLADQIDVPHFHVENTKPPEIARQAIKYAEKNFIDLVLIDTAGRLHIDDELMNELEELKKVAPPDELLLVADAMTGQDAVKVADEFHKRLSVTGVVLSKLDGDARGGAALSIRHVTGCPIKMASVGEKLPELEPFHPERMASRILGMGDIVSLVEKAQETIDAKEAAKMQEKILKAKFDFEDFLSQMEQLKKMGPLESLLGMIPGAGKMLKGIKVDERDMERMVAIIKSMTVQERRNPVMIDGSRKRRIAAGSGNSVQSVNQLLKQFFAMQKMFQNMNKKKFRGLPKGLMPF